The uncultured Trichococcus sp. DNA window TTGTATGCGGTCAGATAGCGATCATAGTAGCCGCCGCCGAACCCGATGCGATAACCCGTTTCCGAAAACGCCAATCCAGGAACAAGCAGCAGATCGATTTCCTCGGTCGGAACCGGGTTGCTCTTATCGATAGGTTCCATGATGCCGAATCCGCTTCTGGACATGGGAGTATCCGGCAAGTATTCATGAAAAGTCATCACGCGGTTTTTGCCGGAATAGGGAACGACCATCCGTTTGCCTTCTTCAAGCCCCTTTTCGATGATTTTATGCGTATCGATTTCCGGGAAATTGGACCATGTGATTCCGATCGTGTTTGCAGCTTTCCACTCTTCACTTGAACAGACTGCTTTCATCAATTCTTTCTCCATCCGGATTCGAGCTTCCGAAGGCAGATCCCTCAATTTCTCCAACATCTCTTTTCTTATCCGTTCTTTCATTCAATAACCTCCTCAAGCAAACAATCTGTCGTACACTATTTCTATAGAAAAATCCTTCCGGATAAAATAAAAAAACAACAGGATATCCTGTTGTCATTTTAATTATTTTGTTTCACGATGCAAAGTCACGCGTCTTTCACGTGGACAATATTTTTTCACTTCAAGACGGTCCGGGTTGTTACGTTTGTTTTTCTTTGTTAAGTAATTACGTTCTTTACACTCCGTACATTCCAATGTAATATTTAACCGCATATTCTTCCCTCCAAACATAAAAAAATTGAAGATCGAATCATCTTCTGCGTTTCTCATTGTATCACTTATGAAAAAATAAAGCCACTATTTTTTGAACAAGTTATACCTGAGTTCGATTTTTTCAGCTTTCTCCCAATTAAATACCAGATAAGGTTGCAGAAACACCCGAATTTCATTAGAATGTTATCAGGCATCAAAAAGAAGAATTGAGGTGACAAAGATGGAACAATGGACCATCGTGATTGTCTTGCTGACAATCGCAATCATATTGCTGTTTGCATCATTTTTCGTCAAGGATAATGATCGCAAATTCGCTGATGAGATGAGTGAATACACATTACAATTAACGGAAGAAATCCATGAATTGAAGCAACGCCTCATCGCTGTGGAAGAAGAATTGGGAAAAGAAATTCCCGTTTCCGAAGACTCGCAGACCGTCAAAAAAGTACACAATCTGACAAAGCAGCACATCATCACTTTGTATACAAGCGGAAGAACGTTTGATGAAATTGCAGAGCAACTGTCCGTCCCTATCACCACCGTGCAACTCGTTGTCGATAACTACATAGAGCAATCAATCGTATAGAGGAGAAAATAAAGTGAACAAACAAAAGCTTCGTTTTTTATCCATCGGTTTTTTGTTGTCTGCCGTGCTGTTGGCTGGCTTCCAGCTCTTCTATCCGGAAGCACTCCCTGGCAGCACCTTCAACGGAGAAGCAAATGCCGATTCAACGGATTATCAAGAAAAATATGAAAGTACTTTGGCGGAATTGGAATTGCAGAAACAACTGAATGAGCCAGTTCTAAGCAGCGCTCCTGCTGACGAAGCAGCCGTAGCCTCCAGTGCTCCAGCTGAAACAGCGAGCATTATCGAAAGTTCAGCTCCCCCTGTCGCGAACGCCCCCGTCACTTTTGTCATCAGTTCAGGACAGCCGATGTCCGTCGTCATAGACAACCTCGTCAGTGCGGGACTCATTACGGATCGGGCTGTCTTTGAACAGTATATGAATGACCGGAATCTTGTCACGAAAATCAACGTCGGAGAGTATCAATTGTCCCAGGATATGGGCTATGAAGTCATCGCCGACATCATTACCCTGGAATAATGATCCACTCTACAAAAAAGAAGGAGCCGGAACAAGGATATTGCAATCCTTGTTCCGGCTCCTTCTTTGTATCCCTTTGGAAGTCGTCAGCCGATGGTTCTTCAGAGCTGGCCGGTTATTCTGCTGGCGTTGCGTAATCCCCTGTGTTGAAGTAAGCATCAAACACTTTCTTGGCTATCGGTGTAGCCCGGCCCGTTTCCGATTTGAGATAAGGGACCACAACGGTTACGGTGATTTCCGGATTGTCGAAGGGTGCATAGCCGACGAAGGTGGAGTTGAAGACGCCTTCCCCCTTCAGATTATCATTGTTCCCGTCGTAGAAAGCCTCCGCTGTCCCTGTCTTGGCGGCGACGTCGTTCGGGTCCTTCCCGAAGGTCGAGTAGGCCGTTCCGTCCGTGCTGTGAGTCACTTGGTAGAATCCTTGTTGGACACGTTCCATCGCTGCCGCATCGACGTCCACTTGATTCATCACCTTTGTCTCCAAGGTCGTCTCCAAAGCCCCCAGCGCTCCGTTCGCATCCGTGCTGCGGATTTCCGAAACCAATTGAGGAGCGTAGCGGGTGCCGCCATTGGCGATGGTATTGATGTATTGCGACAATTGCAGGGTTGTGTACAGATCATACTGTCCGAATGATTGATCGACTACGTTAACTGCGGCTTGGCTAAACCCTGTCAACCCACTGCCTTCGTTCGGCAAATCGATCCCCGTCTTCACACCCAAGCCGAACTGGGAAAAGTAGCTGCGCAGTTCGTCGATCAGATCTGCGGAAATATTCAAGGTACCTCCCGATTCATAGGATGATTGTCCCCCCATCAACATCGCCAATTTGACCATGTAAATATTCGATGAACGGGCCAATGCCTCGATGTCGTTGATGGCCACCTGGCTGCCTATGGTCGGGTTGAAGACTGATTTTTTCAGATTTGAGCCTTGGAATTGCAATGGTTCATCGACGAGGACATTGTTTTCCATGCTGATGACACCACTCATATATCCGGTCAGCACCATCGCGCCCTTCACGGCCGAACCCATTCCGTAACTGGAATTGATGATGCCCAGTGCATCATCCACAATTTCGTTTGAGGTCGAGCGTTGCTTCCCGGTCATGCCCAAGATTTCTCCTGTACCCGGATCCGATGCGACTATATAAATCCGGTCGTTATAGGAATCGACGTTGCTGTTCAGGAAATCCGTGGCGATCTGTTCGATTTCCTTCTGAAAATCGATATCGATGGTCAGAACCAAGTTATCCCCGGCTTTTCCTTCATAAGATTCCTCCCGCATCAAAACCACGCCTGATTGGTCCGTGATCGTTTCCCATTGTGATTTCGTGCCCGAAAGCACCGACTCGTATTCTTGCTCCAAGTAGGAATT harbors:
- a CDS encoding penicillin-binding protein 2 codes for the protein MEDNTQSKRKRKSHIPFRLNLLFFIVFSLFSAVIFRLGYLQIVRGDEFEAIVKRTETTLVTESVPRGLIYDRDGNILVGNEPQHSITYTRGANTTAKEMAKVASSLAGLINVSIEELTERDLKDYWMALNNEVMLGRLSDDEKLLPGSELYGVELEKVTAEDIAYSDDEKEIAAIFKRMNSAYALSTTSIKNKDVSDEELARVSENLSGLSGVDVATDWVRIYPESDLLRSILGGVTSEKIGLPSDKAAAYLAKGYARNDRVGNSYLEQEYESVLSGTKSQWETITDQSGVVLMREESYEGKAGDNLVLTIDIDFQKEIEQIATDFLNSNVDSYNDRIYIVASDPGTGEILGMTGKQRSTSNEIVDDALGIINSSYGMGSAVKGAMVLTGYMSGVISMENNVLVDEPLQFQGSNLKKSVFNPTIGSQVAINDIEALARSSNIYMVKLAMLMGGQSSYESGGTLNISADLIDELRSYFSQFGLGVKTGIDLPNEGSGLTGFSQAAVNVVDQSFGQYDLYTTLQLSQYINTIANGGTRYAPQLVSEIRSTDANGALGALETTLETKVMNQVDVDAAAMERVQQGFYQVTHSTDGTAYSTFGKDPNDVAAKTGTAEAFYDGNNDNLKGEGVFNSTFVGYAPFDNPEITVTVVVPYLKSETGRATPIAKKVFDAYFNTGDYATPAE
- the rpmG gene encoding 50S ribosomal protein L33 translates to MRLNITLECTECKERNYLTKKNKRNNPDRLEVKKYCPRERRVTLHRETK
- a CDS encoding 5-formyltetrahydrofolate cyclo-ligase, giving the protein MKERIRKEMLEKLRDLPSEARIRMEKELMKAVCSSEEWKAANTIGITWSNFPEIDTHKIIEKGLEEGKRMVVPYSGKNRVMTFHEYLPDTPMSRSGFGIMEPIDKSNPVPTEEIDLLLVPGLAFSETGYRIGFGGGYYDRYLTAYKGKTLSLLFPFQLFEDPDWEIEAFDIPVQKLLTAVF